One window of Klebsiella quasivariicola genomic DNA carries:
- a CDS encoding PLP-dependent aminotransferase family protein, whose protein sequence is MRSLVGDLVLVRLQEERDPLLHKRLYNALRRAILDGSLAPQSRLPPSRDLAGELGVSRNTILTTYEQLLAEGYVVSRRGSGTFVAQTAPESSLTTKGQQENSNLAASTAYISRRGQHLLGQVSASPRQWGAFIPGVPDVNAFPHPLFSKIQARISRRPKPERLSYSCNGGTPELQQALVDYLRVSRGVHCHADQILITEGIHQAIDLVTRMLCDNGDLAWVEEPSYWGIRHVLAMNDVRAEPLTVDANGLCPPETVDDAPRLIFVTPSHQYPLGAVMSLERRQRLLALARQQGSWIVEDDYDSEFRFSGQPIPALQGLVADAPVVYIGTFSKTLYPGLRLGYVVIPRPLVSDLKHAHAGLYRGGHSLIQMALAEFITAGHYSAHIRRMRLLYSRRRAFLTELIRQHCMPYALSDFSDNAGLHLILNLPEEADDVAIAREANARNILVRPLSRYYLTAARKKGLLMGFASQPEEQMAPAFSVLLGCLQTHCPQLLLPRGDAEKQNAPT, encoded by the coding sequence TTGCGTTCGCTGGTGGGTGACCTGGTGCTGGTCCGTCTGCAGGAAGAGCGCGACCCTCTTCTGCACAAACGCTTATACAACGCGCTGCGCCGCGCAATCCTCGACGGCTCGCTGGCGCCGCAAAGCCGCCTGCCGCCATCGCGCGATCTGGCGGGCGAGCTCGGCGTATCAAGAAACACCATATTAACAACTTATGAACAATTGCTGGCGGAAGGATATGTGGTTTCCCGTCGGGGAAGTGGAACATTCGTTGCCCAAACCGCCCCGGAGAGTTCATTAACGACTAAAGGCCAGCAGGAAAACAGCAACCTCGCGGCGTCAACAGCGTATATTTCGCGCCGCGGTCAGCACCTGCTCGGTCAGGTCAGCGCCAGCCCGCGCCAGTGGGGAGCGTTTATTCCCGGCGTGCCGGACGTTAATGCCTTTCCCCACCCGCTGTTCAGTAAGATCCAGGCCCGTATCAGCCGTCGGCCTAAGCCGGAGCGGCTCAGCTACAGCTGCAACGGCGGCACACCGGAGCTGCAGCAGGCGCTGGTGGATTATCTGCGCGTGTCGCGCGGCGTCCACTGTCATGCAGATCAAATTCTTATCACCGAGGGGATCCATCAGGCTATCGATCTGGTCACCCGCATGCTGTGCGACAACGGCGATCTGGCGTGGGTGGAGGAGCCTTCCTATTGGGGGATCCGCCACGTGCTGGCGATGAACGACGTTCGGGCAGAGCCTCTGACCGTCGATGCCAACGGCCTGTGTCCGCCGGAAACGGTTGACGACGCGCCGCGGCTCATCTTCGTTACGCCTTCCCACCAGTATCCGCTGGGCGCGGTGATGAGCCTTGAGCGCCGCCAGCGGCTGCTGGCGCTCGCCCGCCAGCAGGGCAGCTGGATCGTCGAAGATGATTATGACAGCGAATTTCGCTTTTCCGGCCAGCCGATCCCGGCCCTGCAGGGTCTGGTCGCCGACGCCCCGGTGGTCTATATCGGCACCTTCAGCAAGACGCTCTACCCCGGCCTGCGCCTGGGTTATGTGGTGATCCCGCGCCCGCTGGTCAGCGATCTGAAGCACGCCCATGCCGGACTTTACCGCGGCGGCCATTCGCTGATCCAGATGGCGCTGGCGGAGTTTATTACCGCCGGCCACTATTCGGCCCATATCCGCCGCATGCGGCTGCTTTACAGCCGTCGCCGTGCCTTTTTAACCGAGCTTATCCGGCAGCACTGTATGCCGTACGCCCTGTCTGACTTCAGCGATAATGCCGGGCTGCATTTGATCCTCAATTTGCCCGAAGAGGCTGATGATGTGGCTATTGCCAGAGAGGCCAATGCGCGCAATATTCTGGTGCGGCCGCTGTCGCGCTACTACCTGACGGCGGCGCGCAAGAAAGGATTACTGATGGGATTCGCCAGCCAGCCCGAAGAGCAGATGGCGCCGGCGTTTAGCGTCTTACTCGGCTGCCTGCAGACGCACTGCCCGCAGTTGCTCCTGCCCCGGGGGGACGCAGAAAAACAAAACGCCCCAACCTGA
- a CDS encoding 4-aminobutyrate--2-oxoglutarate transaminase gives MKSSELNQRRQQATPRGVGVMCNYFVEKAENATLWDIEGNEVIDFAAGIAVLNTGHRHPKVVAAVADQLQAFTHTAYQIVPYESYVSLAERINDLAPIDGPAKTAFFTTGAEAVENAVKIARAYTGRPGLITFGGGFHGRTFMTMALTGKVAPYKIGFGPFPGSVYHGVYPNAAHGVTTADALKSLERIFKADIAPDQVAAIILEPIQGEGGFNVAPADFMQALRDLCDTHGILLIADEVQTGFARTGKLFAMQHYEVKPDLMTMAKSLAGGFPLSGVVGRAEVMDAPAPGGLGGTYAGNPLAVAAAHAVLDVIAEEQLCQRAEQLGSHLREVLNQARTTCPAIVDVRGRGSMVAVEFNDPQTGEPSPEFTRLVQQKAQENGLLLLSCGVYGNVIRFLYPLTIPDAQFSKALDILARVLKS, from the coding sequence GTGAAAAGCTCAGAACTGAATCAACGTCGCCAGCAGGCGACGCCGCGCGGCGTAGGCGTAATGTGTAACTACTTTGTCGAGAAGGCGGAAAACGCCACGCTGTGGGATATCGAAGGCAACGAGGTGATCGATTTCGCCGCCGGGATCGCCGTGTTAAATACCGGTCACCGTCATCCGAAAGTGGTCGCCGCGGTCGCCGACCAGCTGCAGGCGTTCACCCACACTGCCTATCAGATTGTGCCGTACGAAAGCTATGTTTCGCTGGCGGAGCGTATCAACGATCTGGCGCCAATTGACGGGCCGGCAAAAACAGCTTTCTTCACCACCGGCGCGGAAGCGGTCGAGAACGCGGTGAAAATCGCCCGCGCTTACACCGGTCGTCCGGGCCTGATTACTTTTGGCGGCGGCTTCCACGGCCGTACCTTTATGACCATGGCCCTCACCGGTAAGGTCGCGCCTTACAAAATCGGCTTCGGGCCGTTCCCGGGCTCGGTGTATCACGGCGTTTACCCCAATGCGGCGCACGGCGTGACCACCGCGGATGCGCTGAAAAGCCTGGAACGTATTTTCAAGGCAGATATCGCGCCGGATCAGGTAGCGGCCATCATCCTCGAGCCGATCCAGGGGGAAGGCGGTTTTAACGTTGCACCGGCCGATTTTATGCAGGCGCTGCGCGACCTGTGTGATACCCACGGCATTCTGCTGATCGCCGATGAAGTGCAGACCGGTTTTGCCCGCACCGGCAAGCTGTTCGCCATGCAGCACTATGAGGTGAAACCGGATCTGATGACGATGGCGAAAAGCCTCGCCGGCGGTTTCCCGCTGTCGGGCGTTGTCGGTCGCGCCGAGGTGATGGATGCGCCAGCGCCAGGCGGACTGGGCGGGACCTATGCCGGTAACCCGCTGGCGGTGGCCGCGGCGCACGCGGTGCTGGATGTGATTGCCGAAGAGCAATTGTGCCAGCGTGCCGAACAGCTGGGTAGCCATCTGCGGGAAGTGCTCAACCAGGCGCGTACCACTTGCCCGGCGATTGTTGATGTCCGCGGTCGAGGGTCGATGGTGGCGGTGGAGTTTAACGATCCGCAAACTGGCGAGCCGTCGCCGGAGTTCACCCGTCTTGTGCAACAGAAAGCGCAGGAAAACGGCCTGCTGCTGCTGAGCTGCGGCGTCTACGGCAACGTGATCCGCTTCCTGTATCCGTTGACTATCCCGGATGCCCAGTTCTCGAAAGCGCTGGATATTCTGGCGCGCGTACTGAAGAGCTAA
- a CDS encoding aromatic amino acid transport family protein — MSENSTFSPVLTGRERTAVPAKSLSFVEGVSMIVGTNIGAGVLSIAYASSKAGFLPLLFWLVLVGSLTTVTMLYVAESTLRTRKHLQLSGLSKRYVGGFGALMMFLSVCVNSVGALTAYMTGSGKLLHSLFGISPALGSVLFFVPAAGVLYLGLKAIGRGEKFISIGMVVMISVLVIATLLKETTRVGYLLDGNWLYMVPVFNVVAFCFSAQYIVPEMARGFADKPEKLPRAIMVGMALTFALLALVPLSVISLNGLDNISDVATISWGRALGEWAFFSANLFALCAMLTSYWGLGGSFLTNIFDQFRLGNDEQPARRLMVLLVVAIPPFVLAYSGMVSFVNALYFAGVFSGVILSIMPILMLKGARQRGDLTPGWTCPAWMTHPLIQCFIVLLYLCSAAYAIASAVGYLPAGW; from the coding sequence ATGTCTGAAAACTCCACCTTTTCTCCCGTCCTCACCGGCCGGGAACGTACGGCTGTCCCTGCAAAATCTCTGAGCTTCGTCGAAGGGGTATCGATGATTGTCGGTACCAATATTGGCGCGGGCGTCCTCTCTATCGCCTATGCGTCGAGCAAAGCGGGCTTCTTACCGCTGCTGTTCTGGCTGGTGCTGGTGGGCAGCCTGACGACGGTGACTATGCTCTATGTCGCGGAATCCACGCTCCGCACCCGTAAACATCTGCAGCTCAGCGGTTTATCGAAGCGCTACGTCGGCGGCTTTGGCGCGCTGATGATGTTCCTCTCCGTTTGCGTCAACAGCGTCGGCGCATTGACGGCTTATATGACCGGCAGCGGCAAGCTGCTGCACTCGTTGTTTGGCATCTCGCCGGCGCTGGGCAGCGTGCTGTTTTTCGTCCCGGCGGCAGGGGTGCTCTACCTGGGCCTGAAGGCGATTGGCCGCGGCGAGAAATTTATCAGCATCGGTATGGTGGTGATGATCTCGGTGCTGGTGATTGCCACGCTGTTGAAAGAGACCACCCGCGTGGGCTATCTGCTCGACGGCAACTGGCTGTATATGGTTCCGGTCTTCAATGTCGTGGCATTCTGCTTCTCGGCACAGTATATCGTGCCGGAGATGGCGCGGGGCTTCGCCGACAAACCGGAAAAATTGCCCAGGGCCATTATGGTCGGTATGGCTTTGACCTTTGCCCTGCTGGCGCTGGTGCCGCTATCGGTTATCTCGCTTAATGGCCTGGACAATATCTCGGATGTGGCCACCATCTCCTGGGGCCGGGCGCTTGGCGAATGGGCGTTCTTCTCGGCCAACCTGTTTGCGCTGTGCGCCATGCTGACCTCTTACTGGGGGCTGGGCGGCAGCTTTCTGACCAATATCTTCGATCAGTTCCGCCTGGGGAATGACGAACAGCCCGCCCGTCGCCTGATGGTGCTGCTGGTGGTGGCGATCCCGCCGTTCGTGCTGGCCTATAGCGGCATGGTTTCTTTCGTCAACGCGCTCTATTTTGCCGGAGTGTTCAGCGGCGTCATTTTATCAATTATGCCGATCCTGATGCTGAAGGGCGCCCGCCAGCGTGGCGACCTGACCCCAGGCTGGACCTGTCCGGCCTGGATGACCCATCCGCTTATCCAATGCTTCATTGTGTTGTTGTATCTTTGCAGCGCCGCCTACGCGATAGCGTCCGCGGTAGGCTACCTGCCCGCTGGCTGGTAA
- the livJ gene encoding branched chain amino acid ABC transporter substrate-binding protein LivJ yields the protein MNMKGKALLAGCIALVMSSAALAEDIKIAVVGAMSGPVAQYGDQEFTGAEQAVADINAKGGIKGNKLQIVKYDDACDPKQAVAVANKVVNDGIKYVIGHLCSSSTQPASDIYEDEGILMITPAATAPELTARGYKLILRTTGLDSDQGPTAAKYILDKVKPQRIAVVHDKQQYGEGLARAVQDGLKKGGANVVFFDGITAGEKDFSTLVARLKKENIDFVYYGGYHPEMGQILRQARAAGLKTQFMGPEGVANVSLSNIAGESAEGLLVTKPKNYDQVPANKPIVDAIKAKKQDPSGAFVWTTYAALQSLQAGLNQSDDPAEIAKYLKGATVDTVMGPLSWDQKGDLKGFEFGVFTWHANGTATDAK from the coding sequence ATGAATATGAAGGGTAAAGCGTTACTGGCAGGATGTATTGCCTTAGTTATGAGCAGCGCGGCGCTGGCGGAAGACATCAAAATCGCGGTCGTCGGGGCGATGTCCGGCCCGGTGGCTCAGTACGGCGACCAGGAGTTTACCGGTGCCGAGCAGGCGGTAGCGGATATCAACGCTAAGGGCGGCATCAAGGGCAATAAGCTGCAGATCGTCAAATATGATGACGCTTGCGACCCGAAACAGGCGGTAGCGGTCGCCAACAAAGTGGTCAACGACGGCATCAAGTACGTTATTGGCCATCTGTGCTCCTCTTCCACTCAGCCGGCGTCTGACATCTATGAAGACGAAGGCATTCTGATGATCACGCCGGCAGCGACTGCCCCGGAGCTGACCGCGCGCGGCTATAAGCTGATCCTGCGCACCACCGGCCTGGACTCCGATCAGGGACCCACCGCAGCGAAATACATTCTCGACAAAGTGAAGCCGCAGCGTATCGCTGTGGTACATGATAAACAGCAGTACGGTGAAGGTTTGGCCCGTGCGGTGCAGGATGGCCTGAAAAAAGGCGGGGCGAACGTGGTCTTCTTCGACGGCATCACCGCCGGTGAGAAAGATTTCTCCACCCTGGTGGCGCGCCTGAAGAAAGAGAATATCGATTTCGTTTACTACGGTGGCTACCACCCGGAAATGGGCCAGATCCTGCGTCAGGCCCGTGCTGCCGGTCTGAAAACCCAGTTTATGGGCCCGGAAGGCGTAGCGAACGTCTCCCTGTCTAACATCGCCGGCGAGTCGGCGGAAGGCCTGCTGGTGACCAAGCCGAAGAACTACGACCAGGTGCCGGCGAACAAACCGATCGTGGATGCGATCAAGGCGAAGAAACAGGATCCGAGCGGCGCCTTCGTGTGGACCACCTACGCGGCGCTGCAGTCGCTGCAGGCGGGCCTGAATCAGTCTGACGATCCGGCGGAAATCGCTAAATACCTGAAAGGCGCGACGGTAGACACCGTGATGGGCCCGCTGTCGTGGGATCAGAAAGGCGACCTGAAAGGCTTCGAGTTCGGTGTCTTTACCTGGCATGCTAATGGTACGGCGACCGACGCCAAATAA
- a CDS encoding DUF2207 domain-containing protein, with protein MPTLSTRILRGVGLLLLLLSISGLAVSDDKAITEASPLPANARRVPAYEHILFFDSLARFQPNGSMEMRENITVLSLGKEIRRGIFRTLPLSWHRQDGKIFSVDYVIKSVSRNGLPEPYSLDRTTKALTVRIGSADRTLKPGIYNYEIRYQVSNHFSRFPDWDELYWNVTGNDWSWPIGKARFQLVLPDAAGQLNADGRDARLRTIDVYTGRQGAKDHHAIILPDGSIQTSRPLATGEGLTVVYTWPRDILAGAAAPEAVWPLVHLLVPTLATSLIWLPLLLLVGYYGLWWRKNVTAAGLKMPPVTPLFSLPAAMSPGYLRFITQRKYDDVAFSSDLLGLVAKRAIRLTSKKSQTKGAWSSSSVDEQWLSRQPDEKHKPLNPNEKQLMSLLFSAKRKNINLSTPHQTLMQNARRWLEKCCEEQKPQLCRTWGKPLRHCIYIALLIPIVCGIGFSPAAAALTVPSLLFVSVGGVMTYLCLRFLRNPMKTLRSLGPVMILMALVFSPFATVAGGVFLLGMLPLTQLPAGYPGALLTAIALCAFVAWKTPRYTQKGLNDLAVAKGLKRYIKTAEEKRYQTLYPPDERIAHFESLLPVALALGVGKTWANTFARYLSSTGAMSEVLQQTDWRDMHHFYQSCHSAASEKPVRRSEGGSSGSGYSGSGSSGGGSSGGGSGGGGGGGW; from the coding sequence ATGCCAACGTTGTCCACCCGGATACTGCGCGGTGTTGGCCTGTTGCTGCTGCTGTTGAGCATCTCTGGCTTAGCCGTCAGCGACGATAAAGCTATCACCGAGGCGTCGCCACTCCCGGCCAATGCCCGCCGGGTTCCCGCGTATGAACATATTCTCTTTTTCGATTCCCTGGCGCGTTTTCAGCCAAACGGCAGCATGGAGATGCGGGAAAATATCACCGTGCTGTCCCTCGGAAAGGAGATTCGTCGAGGCATTTTCCGCACGCTACCTCTCTCCTGGCACCGGCAGGACGGCAAAATTTTTAGCGTTGATTACGTCATCAAATCGGTCTCACGCAATGGACTCCCTGAACCCTACAGCCTCGATCGCACGACAAAAGCGCTGACCGTGCGCATTGGCAGCGCCGATCGCACCCTGAAGCCAGGTATCTATAACTATGAAATTCGCTATCAGGTTAGCAACCATTTCAGCCGCTTCCCCGACTGGGATGAGCTGTACTGGAACGTGACGGGCAACGACTGGAGCTGGCCAATCGGGAAAGCCCGTTTCCAGCTTGTACTGCCTGACGCCGCCGGGCAGCTGAATGCGGATGGCAGAGATGCAAGGTTGCGCACCATTGATGTTTACACTGGTCGTCAGGGGGCGAAAGACCACCATGCGATCATCCTGCCTGATGGCAGCATACAAACTTCCCGCCCCCTTGCCACCGGCGAAGGGCTAACCGTGGTCTATACCTGGCCTCGAGATATTCTGGCAGGCGCCGCCGCGCCCGAAGCGGTCTGGCCGTTGGTCCATTTACTGGTGCCGACGCTGGCCACCAGCCTTATCTGGCTTCCCCTGCTACTGCTCGTTGGCTACTACGGGCTGTGGTGGCGCAAAAACGTCACGGCGGCGGGGTTAAAAATGCCGCCGGTGACGCCACTATTTTCGCTGCCCGCCGCGATGTCGCCAGGCTATCTGCGCTTTATTACGCAACGTAAGTATGACGATGTGGCATTCAGTAGCGATTTGCTGGGGCTGGTTGCCAAACGAGCAATCAGATTGACGAGTAAAAAAAGCCAAACCAAAGGCGCGTGGTCTTCATCCTCTGTTGATGAGCAGTGGCTTTCCCGCCAGCCAGACGAAAAACATAAGCCGCTGAACCCCAATGAAAAGCAGTTGATGAGCCTGCTTTTCAGCGCTAAACGTAAGAACATCAATCTCAGTACGCCGCATCAAACGTTGATGCAAAACGCGCGCAGATGGCTGGAAAAATGTTGTGAAGAGCAGAAACCGCAGCTGTGCCGGACATGGGGTAAACCACTGCGTCATTGTATCTATATTGCTCTGCTGATCCCGATCGTTTGCGGCATCGGATTTAGCCCGGCGGCGGCGGCGCTCACCGTTCCCAGTCTGCTGTTTGTATCGGTCGGCGGGGTGATGACGTATTTGTGCCTGAGGTTTTTACGCAACCCGATGAAAACCCTGCGTAGTTTGGGACCAGTTATGATCCTGATGGCGCTGGTATTTAGCCCTTTCGCCACCGTGGCGGGCGGTGTTTTCCTGCTTGGCATGCTACCCCTCACCCAACTTCCTGCCGGCTATCCTGGCGCCTTGTTAACCGCCATCGCACTGTGCGCGTTCGTCGCCTGGAAAACACCTCGCTATACGCAGAAGGGGTTAAACGATCTGGCCGTCGCCAAAGGGCTGAAACGGTATATTAAAACGGCCGAAGAGAAGCGGTATCAGACACTGTATCCGCCCGACGAGAGGATTGCGCACTTTGAAAGTCTGCTGCCGGTCGCCCTGGCGCTCGGCGTAGGAAAAACCTGGGCAAATACCTTTGCCCGATACTTAAGCAGCACCGGCGCGATGTCGGAAGTGTTACAGCAGACGGACTGGCGGGACATGCATCATTTCTACCAGAGCTGTCATTCCGCAGCCAGTGAGAAACCGGTGCGGCGTTCAGAAGGTGGCTCTTCAGGGTCGGGCTATAGCGGTTCCGGCTCTTCCGGCGGCGGATCGTCAGGAGGCGGTTCCGGCGGCGGCGGCGGTGGCGGCTGGTAA
- a CDS encoding LemA family protein, protein MEMYIGLAIVAVILIWAIFTYNRFISLRRFKDEAWSGIAVQLKRRHDLAPNLFSLVKRYAQHEKELLEEIGRQRSVLIGNPQQVADSEQHYAGTLSRVFALAEAYPELKASENFLSLQQSLGEIEEQLQMARRYFNATVREFNILVESFPSLLLARLFSFRAELFFELESPEEAKLPRME, encoded by the coding sequence ATGGAAATGTATATCGGGCTGGCTATTGTCGCCGTAATCCTTATCTGGGCGATCTTCACCTATAATCGTTTTATCTCTCTACGCCGTTTCAAAGATGAAGCCTGGAGCGGTATTGCCGTCCAGCTCAAGCGCCGTCACGATCTGGCGCCCAATCTGTTCAGCCTGGTCAAGCGCTATGCGCAGCACGAAAAGGAGCTGCTGGAAGAGATCGGCCGCCAGCGCAGCGTTCTGATTGGTAATCCCCAACAGGTGGCCGACAGCGAGCAGCACTATGCCGGAACGTTGAGCCGTGTATTCGCCCTGGCGGAAGCCTATCCGGAACTCAAAGCCAGCGAAAACTTCCTCTCGCTGCAGCAATCCCTTGGCGAAATAGAAGAACAACTGCAAATGGCCCGCCGTTACTTCAACGCCACGGTCCGCGAGTTTAATATTCTGGTGGAGTCTTTCCCCAGCCTGCTGCTGGCCCGCCTGTTTAGCTTCAGGGCGGAACTTTTCTTTGAACTGGAGTCCCCTGAAGAAGCCAAATTGCCCCGGATGGAGTGA
- the panM gene encoding aspartate 1-decarboxylase autocleavage activator PanM has protein sequence MKLTIIRLQHFSDQDRIDLGKIWPSQDLSTLTLDENHRLYAARFNERLLGAVRVTLRGVEAELSDLCVREVTRRRGVGQYLVEETLRDNPNINSWRVADSGVEDRGVMAAFMQALGFSAQQTGWEKH, from the coding sequence ATGAAACTGACTATTATCCGTTTACAGCACTTCAGCGATCAGGATCGCATCGATCTGGGGAAAATCTGGCCGTCGCAGGATCTGTCGACCCTAACCCTGGATGAGAATCATCGCCTTTACGCCGCTCGCTTTAACGAGCGCCTGCTGGGCGCCGTGCGCGTCACCCTGCGCGGCGTCGAAGCCGAGCTCAGCGATCTGTGCGTGCGCGAAGTGACCCGCCGCCGCGGCGTCGGGCAATACTTAGTGGAAGAGACGTTGCGGGATAACCCCAATATCAATAGCTGGCGCGTTGCCGATAGCGGAGTGGAAGACCGCGGGGTGATGGCAGCGTTTATGCAGGCGCTCGGCTTTAGCGCCCAGCAGACCGGTTGGGAAAAACATTAA
- the livK gene encoding high-affinity branched-chain amino acid ABC transporter substrate-binding protein LivK, producing the protein MKRNAKTIVAGIVALAMSHAAMAKDIKVAVVGAMSGPVAQWGDMEFNGARQAIKDINASGGIKGDKLVAVEYDDACDPKQAVAVANKIVNDGIQYVIGHLCSSSTQPASDIYEDEGILMISPGATNPELTQRGYQYIMRTAGLDSSQGPTAAKYIVETVKPQRIAIIHDKQQYGEGLARSVQENLKKAGANIVFFDGITAGEKDFSALLARLKKENIDFVYYGGYYPEMGQMLRQARSVGLKTVFMGPEGVGNASLSNIAGAAAEGMLVTMPKRYDQDPANSAIVNALKAEKKDPSGPYVWITYAAVQSLAQAMDRTGSQQPLDLIKDLKAHGAKTVIGPLTWDEKGDLKGFEFGVFQWHADGSSSAAK; encoded by the coding sequence ATGAAAAGGAACGCGAAAACCATCGTCGCGGGCATTGTCGCATTAGCGATGTCGCACGCGGCGATGGCCAAGGATATTAAGGTCGCCGTGGTCGGCGCGATGTCGGGTCCGGTGGCCCAGTGGGGCGACATGGAGTTCAATGGCGCGCGTCAGGCGATTAAAGATATTAACGCCAGCGGCGGCATTAAGGGTGACAAGCTGGTGGCCGTCGAATATGACGACGCCTGCGATCCGAAGCAAGCGGTCGCGGTGGCCAACAAAATCGTCAACGACGGCATTCAGTACGTTATCGGCCACCTGTGCTCCTCTTCCACCCAGCCGGCTTCCGACATCTATGAGGATGAAGGCATTCTGATGATCTCCCCGGGAGCAACCAACCCGGAGCTAACCCAGCGCGGCTATCAGTACATCATGCGTACCGCCGGCCTTGACTCCTCGCAGGGGCCGACCGCGGCGAAATATATCGTCGAGACGGTGAAACCGCAGCGTATTGCCATCATTCATGACAAGCAGCAGTACGGCGAAGGGCTGGCGCGCTCGGTGCAGGAGAACCTGAAAAAAGCCGGGGCTAATATCGTCTTCTTTGACGGCATCACCGCGGGAGAGAAAGATTTCTCTGCTCTGCTGGCGCGTCTGAAGAAAGAGAATATCGACTTCGTCTACTACGGCGGCTACTACCCGGAAATGGGCCAGATGCTGCGCCAGGCGCGCTCCGTCGGGCTGAAAACCGTATTTATGGGGCCGGAAGGGGTCGGTAACGCCTCGCTGTCCAATATTGCGGGCGCCGCGGCGGAAGGCATGCTGGTGACGATGCCAAAACGCTACGATCAGGACCCTGCCAACAGCGCTATCGTCAACGCGCTGAAAGCGGAGAAGAAAGATCCGAGCGGGCCGTACGTCTGGATCACCTATGCCGCCGTTCAGTCGCTGGCGCAGGCGATGGACAGAACCGGCAGCCAGCAGCCGCTGGATTTAATCAAAGATTTGAAAGCGCACGGGGCGAAAACCGTGATTGGGCCGCTGACCTGGGATGAAAAAGGCGATCTGAAGGGATTTGAGTTTGGTGTCTTCCAGTGGCACGCCGACGGCTCTTCGAGCGCGGCGAAATAA
- the livH gene encoding high-affinity branched-chain amino acid ABC transporter permease LivH: MSEQFLYFLQQMFNGVTLGSTYALIAIGYTMVYGIIGMINFAHGEVYMIGSYVSFMIIAALMMMGIDTSWLLVAAGFVGAIVIASAYGWSIERVAYRPVRNSKRLIALISAIGMSIFLQNYVSLTQGSRDVALPSLFNGQWVVGHSDSFSATITTMQLVIWVVTFIAMLALTLFIRYSRMGRACRACAEDLKMASLLGINTDRVIALTFVIGAAMAAVAGVLLGQFYGVINPYIGFMAGMKAFTAAVLGGIGSIPGAMIGGLILGIAEALSSAYLSTEYKDVVSFALLILVLLVMPTGILGRPEVEKV; the protein is encoded by the coding sequence ATGTCCGAGCAGTTTCTCTATTTTCTGCAGCAGATGTTTAACGGCGTCACGCTGGGCAGTACCTATGCGCTGATCGCCATCGGCTATACCATGGTGTACGGCATTATCGGCATGATCAACTTCGCCCACGGCGAGGTCTATATGATTGGCAGCTATGTCTCCTTCATGATCATCGCCGCGCTGATGATGATGGGCATCGACACCAGCTGGCTGCTGGTCGCCGCCGGCTTCGTGGGCGCCATTGTGATTGCCAGCGCCTACGGCTGGAGTATCGAGCGCGTGGCCTATCGGCCGGTGCGTAATTCCAAGCGTCTGATTGCGCTGATCTCCGCTATCGGGATGTCTATCTTCCTGCAGAACTACGTCAGCCTGACCCAGGGCTCCCGCGACGTGGCGCTGCCAAGCCTGTTTAACGGCCAGTGGGTCGTCGGCCACAGCGACAGCTTCTCCGCGACGATCACCACCATGCAGTTAGTGATTTGGGTGGTGACCTTTATCGCCATGCTGGCCCTGACGCTGTTCATTCGCTACTCGCGGATGGGACGCGCCTGCCGCGCCTGCGCGGAAGACCTGAAAATGGCCAGCCTGCTCGGCATTAACACCGACCGCGTCATTGCCCTGACCTTTGTCATCGGCGCCGCGATGGCGGCGGTGGCGGGCGTGCTGCTCGGCCAGTTCTACGGCGTGATTAACCCCTACATCGGTTTTATGGCCGGGATGAAGGCCTTCACCGCGGCTGTGCTCGGCGGTATCGGCAGTATCCCTGGCGCGATGATCGGCGGCCTGATTCTGGGTATCGCCGAGGCGCTCTCTTCTGCCTATCTCAGCACCGAATATAAGGACGTCGTCTCCTTCGCGCTGCTGATTCTGGTGCTGTTAGTGATGCCGACCGGCATTCTGGGCCGCCCGGAGGTGGAAAAAGTATGA